A single region of the Thermodesulfatator indicus DSM 15286 genome encodes:
- a CDS encoding TRAP transporter substrate-binding protein codes for MERRDFLKMAGIALAGTAAGSLIKPINVHAKKRIRWRMASSFPKAVDVIYGGGKTICDLVREMTDGMFDIRIYAAGELVPGLKVFDAVQEGAIQAGHTTLYYYIGKHPAFAFGTAVPFGLIYRQQEAWLHQGNGNKLINSLASDFNLITFPAGNTGAQMGGWYRKPIRSLKDLKGLRMRIPGLGGKVMARLGVSVQVLAGGDIYPALERGALDATEWVGPYDDEKLGFYKVAKYYYYPGWWEPAPSIHLVVNKKAWENLPKEYQEVLRAAARIANVKMMAQYDVKNPPALKRLLEKGVKLERFPDDVIKAAKKEAFDLYEEIASKDATYRKIFEDWKKFKKETSSWLGLNEFAMETITFKGV; via the coding sequence ATGGAAAGAAGGGATTTTTTAAAGATGGCTGGAATAGCCTTAGCGGGTACAGCAGCAGGCAGCCTAATCAAACCGATTAATGTTCATGCCAAAAAGCGTATAAGATGGCGTATGGCCTCCAGTTTCCCTAAAGCCGTAGATGTTATTTATGGAGGAGGCAAAACAATTTGTGATCTCGTCCGAGAAATGACTGACGGAATGTTTGACATTCGTATTTACGCTGCCGGGGAATTAGTTCCTGGTTTAAAAGTATTTGATGCTGTTCAGGAAGGCGCTATCCAGGCAGGACATACAACCCTTTATTATTACATTGGAAAACACCCTGCTTTTGCTTTTGGAACGGCGGTTCCTTTTGGTTTAATTTATAGACAACAAGAGGCTTGGCTGCATCAAGGAAATGGTAACAAACTTATTAATTCTTTGGCCAGTGATTTTAATTTGATAACCTTTCCCGCCGGTAATACAGGAGCCCAAATGGGAGGCTGGTATAGAAAGCCCATCAGATCTTTAAAAGACCTTAAAGGACTTAGAATGAGGATTCCCGGACTAGGCGGAAAAGTTATGGCTAGATTGGGCGTTAGTGTACAAGTACTCGCTGGAGGAGATATATACCCTGCTCTTGAAAGAGGGGCTTTAGATGCTACTGAATGGGTTGGCCCTTACGATGACGAAAAATTGGGTTTCTACAAAGTGGCCAAATACTACTATTATCCAGGTTGGTGGGAGCCTGCGCCTTCTATTCATTTGGTGGTAAATAAAAAGGCCTGGGAGAACCTTCCCAAAGAATATCAAGAAGTTCTTAGGGCCGCGGCCAGAATTGCTAACGTCAAAATGATGGCTCAATATGATGTTAAGAATCCTCCGGCCTTAAAGAGGCTTCTTGAAAAGGGTGTAAAGCTTGAAAGGTTCCCTGACGATGTAATTAAAGCGGCTAAAAAAGAGGCTTTTGATCTGTATGAAGAAATTGCCTCTAAGGATGCTACTTATAGAAAAATATTTGAAGATTGGAAGAAATTTAAAAAGGAAACTAGCTCCTGGTTAGGTCTTAATGAATTCGCTATGGAAACTATTACGTTTAAAGGAGTTTAA
- a CDS encoding (Fe-S)-binding protein has product MLPEEIKQKLLRCIKCGNCMAVCPVFYAELKESAVARGKIFLSNLFLEKDEIDNKTLDIIYNCLICLSCVEVCPSNVGFGKTAIAIRHLISERKSFPLIKKGMFFGLKNPGLLKTGLKLLNKFTPLFFDEKEQVLTSKLKKDAFMPKFPSKDLRSMASNFIKKHSQDYLFFTGCSLNFFYPSIGEAVLKIFEINGIDIVLPEEHICCGTPMMVHGELKTAKELAMKNLELFEKYNPKHIVTACASCTNTLKNEYLFLFKDDSEKLKLAEKWSKKIIEFSQFLSSNQNLKEFSKKLSYKVTYHDPCHLKKGLKIYQEPRKILNQIRGISFIEMENADFCCGNGGSYYLFYPDVSFKILEKKVSSIENSGANIVVTTCPACILQLSEGTIKFNKTYKVKHLAEIVLEAYGS; this is encoded by the coding sequence ATGTTACCCGAAGAGATCAAACAAAAACTTCTTAGATGTATCAAATGTGGAAATTGTATGGCCGTGTGTCCTGTTTTTTATGCTGAATTAAAAGAGAGCGCTGTAGCTAGAGGGAAAATATTTCTTTCTAATCTTTTTCTAGAAAAAGACGAAATTGACAATAAAACATTAGATATTATCTATAACTGTCTAATATGTCTTTCTTGTGTAGAAGTTTGCCCGTCTAATGTTGGCTTTGGAAAAACAGCTATTGCTATAAGACACTTAATTTCAGAAAGAAAGAGTTTTCCTCTTATTAAAAAAGGCATGTTTTTTGGCCTTAAAAATCCAGGTTTATTAAAAACAGGTTTAAAGCTTCTTAATAAGTTTACTCCTTTATTTTTTGACGAAAAAGAACAAGTCTTAACAAGCAAACTTAAAAAAGACGCCTTTATGCCTAAGTTTCCTTCTAAAGATTTAAGAAGTATGGCTTCTAATTTTATAAAAAAACATTCTCAAGATTATCTGTTTTTTACAGGTTGTTCTTTAAACTTTTTCTATCCGTCTATAGGGGAAGCTGTTCTTAAGATATTCGAAATAAATGGAATTGATATTGTTTTACCAGAAGAACATATCTGTTGTGGAACTCCTATGATGGTTCACGGTGAACTTAAAACTGCTAAAGAATTAGCCATGAAAAATTTAGAACTTTTTGAAAAATACAATCCTAAACATATTGTTACTGCCTGTGCCTCATGCACTAATACTTTAAAAAATGAGTACTTATTTTTATTTAAAGATGATTCAGAAAAATTAAAGCTAGCTGAAAAATGGAGCAAAAAAATCATAGAGTTTTCACAGTTTCTTAGTAGTAATCAAAATTTGAAAGAATTTTCAAAAAAACTTTCTTATAAAGTTACTTATCATGATCCTTGTCATCTCAAAAAGGGCCTTAAAATCTATCAAGAACCTAGAAAAATCTTGAATCAAATTAGGGGAATAAGTTTTATAGAGATGGAAAACGCTGATTTCTGTTGTGGAAATGGAGGAAGTTACTATTTATTTTATCCTGATGTTTCCTTTAAGATCTTAGAAAAGAAAGTTTCCTCTATTGAAAATTCTGGGGCTAATATAGTAGTAACTACGTGTCCTGCATGTATATTACAGCTATCAGAAGGAACCATTAAGTTTAATAAAACTTATAAAGTTAAACATTTAGCAGAAATTGTTTTAGAAGCTTACGGGAGCTAA
- a CDS encoding rubredoxin yields MTNYQCKTCGYIYDPEKGDVFHEIPPGTPFEDLPKDWTCPVCGASKIAFQPLN; encoded by the coding sequence ATGACCAATTATCAATGTAAAACTTGCGGTTACATCTATGATCCTGAAAAAGGTGACGTTTTCCATGAGATCCCTCCAGGCACTCCCTTTGAAGATTTACCAAAAGATTGGACTTGCCCTGTTTGTGGTGCTAGCAAAATAGCCTTTCAACCTCTAAACTAA
- a CDS encoding ArnT family glycosyltransferase, with product MKSKADRTFSYTINDNYTFKNISLKENFIFVIAVYFLLMILARIFISNSLELDEAEQFILTQKLSLGYNCQPPLYTWIQWLFFKIFGCNLFALAFLKNILLFLIYYFTYKSTKIITNNKLLASLSAAAIFLFPQISWEAQRDLTHSVLVMSIISFFIYYLLSLKYQKSQFSWKDYVFLGVISGLGLLSKYNFIIFLSSILIASFLDDKLKRFFIDKRILIAIIVVIFICLPHLWWFLNHTDIVIVETLNKVKPEFSLSARFLGIINLIERSNSFLAIFLLAFGLVFYKSFKNQGEKLLFNYFIVLIFLLMLLTIFVGVVHYKERWLMPLLFPIVVYLASKIEIKFLKTKYIYRFFSFVVLLMVIIFVVYIVRVIMPDKWKPVRFNYPFEKVAKDISNTGFKKGIIITPSKLIAGNMKHWFLDSYVINSSLSSILETDELNNLVKKYQQILIISDKTLLIDKIKNKLPSNTTFKKLIIREPYLYSSKNYYTIEIVLIEKKSISKISKSNNFANYWFEMINKRFA from the coding sequence ATGAAATCTAAGGCAGACAGAACTTTCTCTTATACTATAAACGATAATTATACTTTTAAGAATATTTCTCTAAAAGAAAATTTTATTTTTGTAATAGCTGTTTATTTTTTATTAATGATATTGGCAAGAATTTTTATTTCAAATAGTTTAGAATTAGATGAAGCAGAACAATTTATTCTCACACAAAAACTATCTTTAGGATATAACTGTCAGCCACCTCTTTATACTTGGATACAATGGCTATTTTTTAAAATATTTGGTTGTAACTTATTTGCATTAGCTTTTTTGAAAAATATTTTATTGTTCTTGATTTATTACTTCACTTATAAAAGTACAAAAATTATTACTAATAATAAACTTTTAGCTAGCCTTTCCGCTGCAGCTATATTTCTTTTTCCTCAGATATCTTGGGAAGCTCAAAGGGATTTGACACATTCTGTGTTGGTAATGAGCATAATTTCTTTTTTTATTTACTACTTATTGAGCTTAAAATACCAGAAAAGCCAATTTTCTTGGAAAGATTATGTATTTTTAGGTGTTATTAGTGGGCTAGGTCTTCTTTCTAAATATAATTTTATTATTTTTCTTTCTTCTATCCTTATCGCATCATTCTTAGATGATAAGCTAAAAAGATTTTTTATAGATAAGAGAATATTAATTGCTATAATTGTTGTTATTTTTATATGCTTACCGCATTTATGGTGGTTTTTAAATCATACAGATATTGTTATAGTGGAGACATTAAATAAAGTAAAGCCAGAGTTTAGTCTATCTGCTAGGTTTTTGGGAATTATTAACTTAATTGAAAGATCTAATTCCTTTTTAGCAATTTTTTTATTGGCTTTTGGGCTAGTCTTTTATAAATCCTTTAAAAACCAGGGAGAAAAATTATTGTTTAATTATTTTATAGTTCTTATATTTCTATTGATGCTACTGACCATATTTGTAGGAGTCGTTCATTATAAAGAACGATGGTTGATGCCTCTTTTATTTCCAATCGTAGTTTATCTTGCTTCTAAGATAGAAATAAAGTTTTTAAAAACTAAATATATTTATAGATTTTTTTCTTTTGTCGTGTTATTAATGGTTATTATTTTTGTAGTTTATATTGTCAGAGTAATTATGCCAGATAAGTGGAAGCCAGTAAGATTTAATTATCCTTTTGAAAAAGTTGCCAAAGATATTTCCAACACAGGGTTTAAAAAAGGTATTATCATTACACCTTCAAAATTAATTGCAGGTAATATGAAACATTGGTTTCTCGATAGTTATGTAATAAATAGTTCCCTAAGCTCTATACTTGAAACTGATGAACTAAATAACTTAGTAAAAAAATACCAACAAATACTAATAATTAGTGACAAAACTTTACTTATTGATAAAATAAAAAACAAACTTCCCTCAAATACGACTTTTAAAAAGCTTATTATACGAGAGCCATATCTGTATTCAAGTAAAAATTATTATACTATAGAGATTGTTTTAATCGAAAAGAAATCTATTTCTAAAATCTCTAAATCAAATAACTTTGCCAACTACTGGTTCGAAATGATAAATAAAAGATTTGCCTAA
- the fdhD gene encoding formate dehydrogenase accessory sulfurtransferase FdhD translates to MLTLTLKHRTQLKSPNTEEEREEEVILERPYRIYLNEEPVGSSMVLPTGLEEFGVGFLFAQGYFDNPTVFKEVRLCHEKGSIFVYADVEKIEGKDLIVTSGCGGTGKISREFLEKEFSPLAEWRMKLSEVREFILKVLKKSDLGLRTHCVHACGYWENGRLSLFYEDVGRHNAVDKVVGAILMGKASPKGAIYTTGRLTSDMVLKCARVGIPIVMSRTATSSLGLEIAKKAGITLICYARPERINIFNAPERIINDLV, encoded by the coding sequence ATGCTCACATTGACGCTGAAACACCGTACCCAACTAAAATCCCCTAATACGGAAGAAGAGCGCGAAGAAGAGGTTATTCTTGAAAGGCCGTATCGTATCTATTTAAACGAAGAGCCGGTAGGCTCTTCCATGGTTCTTCCCACCGGACTTGAAGAATTTGGCGTGGGCTTTCTTTTCGCTCAGGGTTATTTTGACAACCCAACGGTCTTTAAAGAGGTAAGGCTTTGCCATGAAAAGGGAAGCATATTTGTTTATGCGGATGTAGAAAAAATAGAAGGGAAAGATCTCATTGTTACCTCTGGCTGTGGAGGGACAGGCAAAATTTCTCGAGAATTTTTGGAAAAAGAATTTTCTCCCTTAGCTGAATGGCGCATGAAGCTTTCTGAAGTGCGCGAATTTATTCTTAAAGTTTTAAAAAAGTCAGACCTTGGGTTAAGGACACATTGTGTCCATGCCTGTGGTTACTGGGAAAATGGACGACTTAGTCTTTTTTATGAAGACGTTGGTCGCCATAACGCGGTGGACAAAGTAGTAGGGGCCATTTTGATGGGTAAAGCCAGCCCCAAAGGAGCTATCTATACTACCGGAAGACTTACTTCTGACATGGTTCTAAAATGTGCAAGGGTTGGAATCCCTATAGTTATGTCGCGGACGGCTACATCGTCGCTCGGACTTGAAATCGCCAAAAAAGCAGGTATTACCCTTATTTGCTACGCGCGCCCGGAGCGTATAAATATTTTTAATGCTCCAGAGCGCATAATAAATGACTTAGTTTAG
- a CDS encoding TMEM165/GDT1 family protein has translation MKLFLTVFLTIFLAEIGDKTQLATLMFSAQNKSKFLIFLAASSALVAAAGLGVLAGAVIQNYLPLKYIRLAGGFLFIVLGILMLVGKF, from the coding sequence ATGAAACTATTTTTAACAGTCTTTTTAACTATATTTCTGGCAGAAATTGGTGATAAGACACAACTTGCTACTCTTATGTTTTCTGCTCAAAATAAGAGCAAGTTTTTAATTTTTTTAGCCGCTTCCTCAGCACTAGTAGCAGCAGCCGGTTTAGGTGTGCTGGCCGGAGCCGTTATTCAGAATTACCTTCCCCTTAAATATATTCGCCTGGCAGGAGGTTTCCTTTTTATTGTACTAGGCATTCTTATGCTTGTAGGGAAATTTTAA
- a CDS encoding FAD-binding oxidoreductase, which translates to MNKEKLFLEDCKRLLKDRLLTEEKETIVYSYDATPGLTGETPIGVAFPKSTEEVRELVKFALEYDIPLYPRGAGTSVSGGPVPKKKGLVVSFQQMNQILEIDPDNMTALVEPGVVVAHLDKEASKFGLMYPPDPGSVAVATIGGTVAENAGGLRGLKYGVTKDYVMGMELVLPNAEIFRFGGKCVKNVTGYNFSGFFVGSEGTIGLFTQILLKLIPAPKYKKTFLATFDSLKNAGEVIANIIRARIIPATLEIMDNFTIKAVENYLKINLPTEKEALLLIELDGMGKDQIEEEAQIIQEIIKKFNGDYSIAKDEKEREKLWQARRAAFPALARLKPAVFIEDVAVPRTKIVKMLVGIQEISKKYNLPIATVGHAGDGNVHPMILIDPQEEKDLEELDKVLHEIVEKALSLKGTITGEHGIGIAKKKYILKELGHQGIKVMRMIKNSFDSKNIINPEKIV; encoded by the coding sequence ATGAATAAAGAAAAGCTGTTCTTAGAAGATTGTAAAAGGCTATTAAAAGATCGTCTTCTTACCGAAGAAAAAGAAACCATTGTCTATTCCTACGATGCCACCCCTGGGCTTACTGGGGAAACACCTATTGGGGTAGCTTTTCCTAAAAGCACTGAAGAAGTACGTGAACTGGTCAAATTTGCTCTGGAATACGATATCCCTTTATATCCCCGAGGGGCTGGCACCTCTGTTAGTGGAGGCCCCGTTCCCAAAAAAAAGGGATTAGTTGTTTCTTTTCAGCAGATGAATCAAATTCTTGAAATCGATCCCGATAACATGACCGCCCTGGTAGAACCAGGAGTAGTTGTGGCTCACCTGGATAAGGAAGCATCTAAGTTTGGTCTCATGTATCCTCCGGACCCAGGCTCTGTAGCCGTGGCCACCATTGGGGGCACGGTGGCAGAAAATGCTGGGGGATTAAGGGGGCTTAAATACGGCGTTACTAAAGATTATGTAATGGGTATGGAGCTAGTTTTACCTAATGCCGAAATTTTCCGTTTTGGCGGCAAATGTGTTAAAAACGTTACGGGGTACAATTTTTCTGGATTTTTTGTAGGCTCAGAAGGAACTATAGGTCTCTTTACCCAAATACTTTTAAAACTGATACCTGCTCCCAAATACAAAAAAACTTTTTTGGCTACCTTTGATTCATTAAAAAACGCAGGAGAAGTAATAGCCAATATTATACGGGCTCGTATAATTCCTGCCACTTTAGAAATTATGGATAACTTCACTATTAAAGCAGTTGAAAACTATCTAAAAATCAATTTACCAACCGAAAAAGAAGCACTTTTATTAATAGAACTTGATGGAATGGGAAAAGATCAGATAGAAGAAGAGGCTCAAATTATCCAGGAAATTATTAAAAAATTTAATGGAGACTATTCTATAGCTAAAGACGAAAAAGAAAGAGAAAAGTTATGGCAGGCTAGAAGAGCAGCCTTTCCTGCCTTAGCTAGGCTAAAACCAGCTGTTTTTATTGAAGATGTAGCTGTTCCTAGAACAAAAATTGTAAAGATGTTAGTTGGTATCCAAGAAATTTCTAAAAAATATAATCTTCCCATCGCCACGGTAGGTCATGCCGGAGATGGAAATGTTCATCCCATGATTTTAATAGACCCACAAGAAGAAAAAGATTTGGAAGAATTAGACAAAGTTCTTCACGAAATTGTAGAAAAAGCTCTCTCTTTAAAAGGAACAATTACTGGAGAACACGGAATAGGTATAGCTAAAAAGAAATACATTCTTAAAGAACTCGGCCATCAAGGAATAAAAGTAATGCGCATGATAAAAAATTCTTTTGATTCTAAAAACATAATAAATCCAGAAAAAATAGTATAA